CGCGGGTGCTGGCGGTCGCGCTGAGGGCCGCGTCACTGGAACCGAAACCCACGGTAGCGGATATCGAGTGGATAGATCCGCTGATGACCGCTGGCAATTGGATGCCGGAGCTGGTCGAGATGGCGGGCGGCGTGAACCTCTTCGGTGAGGCGGGTAAGCACTCGCCGTGGCTCGAGTGGGAGGACGTGGTCGCCAGGGATCCGGACGTGCTGGTCGTCTCTCCGTGCGGCTTCGGGATCGCGCGGACGCTGGAAGAGTTGCCGCTGCTTGCGGCGCGCCCTGAGTGGCCGAGTCTGCGTGCGGTGCGCGAGGGGCGCGTGTATGTCGTGGACGGCAACGCCTACTTCCACCGTCCGGGACCGCGCCTGGTCGAGTCGCTGGAGATCCTCGCCGAGATCCTGCATCCCGAGCGGTTCCGGTTCGGGCACGGCGGGACCGGATGGGTGGCGCGCAGCGCATGAGACGTGCGCGCGCCGTCTGCGTCACGCTCTGGTGCGCGCTGCTCGCCGATTGCGGTCACGGCGATGCGTTTCGCGCGCCGGATTTCGGGAGCGCCGACCCGTACTACTCGGGAACGCCGGTGCGCCTCACGCTGAACGCGGGCACCGACCTCTGGCCGACGTGGCTCCCCGACGGGTCCGGGATACTCTACACCTCCGAGCGTCTTGACCGGCCCGACAAGGACTGGTGCCTGGTCGTCCTCCCACCGAGCGGCGGCAGGATAACGCGGACGATCTGCGAGAACACCAAGGTCGGCGAGGATTCCGTCCAGACGTTCCAGTCGGCGGCTGTGTCCGCCGACGGGCGGCTGATATACGCGCGCTCCTCCGGCCTCGCCGGGGCGTTGGGCGCTACGAGCAACCGGGCTCGCTCCAGAAGTCTGGTGCTTGGCTCGTTGACGTCCCCGCTGAGCGTACAGACTCTCTCATCGATCGGCTTCACGATCCCGGGAGTACGAACCTTCGGGGGACTGTCGCAGATCAACTGGCTTGACACTTCCACGATCGTCTATCGCGCCGACTTCCTCGGTCAGGTGTGCCTGGCGCAGGTGGCCAACTGCCCGCAGGCGTTCATCCAGAGCGGCCTCGGCATCATCGTTCACACGCTCGGCGATGCGCCGTCACGGGTGCTGCTGCCGGGAACCGACTTCGCGTCGTCGGTGGCCGTCGGCGCGAGCAGCGACGAGCTGTACTTCACGCTGGGCGGCGATCCCCGCGTGTACCGCTACACGATCTCGACGGGGACCATCACCGTGATCTACGATTTCGGTGCGGCGGGCATCGCGCGCGACATCCAGGTGCGCGGCAGCAAGCTGGTGGCGGTGGTCGGCGGGCCGACGGTCGGTTTCGCCTTCAACGTCAGCGCGAACACCAACCTCCAGATCGACACGATCGGCGGCGAGATCCACGTGGTGGACTTGCTCGCCGGGACCGATGCGACGATCTCAGCCGGCCTCTTCTTCCGCCACATCGCGCTGTCTCCCGCCGGCAACCGGCTCGTTGCCGAGTCGGTCAGCG
This portion of the Gemmatimonadales bacterium genome encodes:
- a CDS encoding cobalamin-binding protein, whose translation is MPRIVSLIASATEIVCALGFEDDLVGRSHECDYPPAARRLPAVSRPTFPTAGSSRSIDLAVKERLARALSIYEVDAELLRELRPDVIITQTQCEVCAVTPEDVERAVCELTERPARIVALEPNRLGDVWDDIRRVSRALDAPARGDALVAELRARVLAVALRAASLEPKPTVADIEWIDPLMTAGNWMPELVEMAGGVNLFGEAGKHSPWLEWEDVVARDPDVLVVSPCGFGIARTLEELPLLAARPEWPSLRAVREGRVYVVDGNAYFHRPGPRLVESLEILAEILHPERFRFGHGGTGWVARSA